A portion of the Glandiceps talaboti chromosome 13, keGlaTala1.1, whole genome shotgun sequence genome contains these proteins:
- the LOC144445017 gene encoding aqualysin-1-like, protein MYRLIVALTLLVCASARLAPLQKAAEGKAIPNKYIVVLRDGVDKQNVIDQMQHLLSARRFDGHVHRQYNKVFNGFAAELPKFAVNWLLTLEEVSYVEEDQIYTATETWGLDRVDQRNLPLDDYFAPKGTGAGVNVYVIDTGINYDHNDFGGRAQYFDDQVGSGGADCNGHGSHCAGTVGGTTWGVAKQANLWAVRVLGCTGSGSNSGVIAGMEAVATSGSLPGVASMSLGGGTSFAMDRAVDTLKDAGFVVVVAAGNDNANACNYSPARAANAITVGATDSADARSSFSNYGSCLDIFAPGTSITSCWWNGNDATRTISGTSMACPHVAGGAALILGNNPSYSPDEVENELISTATSNKVGNVRGSVNLLLYVGN, encoded by the exons ATGTATCGTCTTATCGTCGCCCTTACTCTTCTGGTCTGTGCTTCAGCACGCCTTGCTCCATTGCAAAAAGCCGCCGAAGGCAAAGCTATCCCCAACAAATACATCGTTGTCCTTCGT GATGGAGTTGATAAACAAAACGTCATCGATCAGATGCAACATCTTTTGAGTGCCAGAAGATTTGATGGACACGTTCACCGTCAATACAACAAAGTTTTCAACGGATTCGCTGCTGAATTGCCAAAGTTTGCAGTCAATTGG CTCCTGACTTTGGAAGAAGTTTCATATGTAGAAGAAGATCAGATTTATACTGCAACTGAAACCTGGGGTTTGGACCGTGTTGATCAGAGAAACCTTCCCTTAGACGATTACTTTGCACCAAAAG GTACCGGAGCTGGTGTCAACGTGTACGTCATTGATACTGGTATTAACTACGACCACAATGACTTTGGTGGCAGAGCTCAGTACTTTGATGATCAAGTCGGAAGCGGT GGTGCTGACTGTAACGGACATGGTTCTCACTGCGCAGGTACAGTTGGAGGTACCACATGGGGTGTTGCCAAACAAGCCAATCTTTGGGCTGTACGTGTCTTGGGATGTACCGGATCTGGTTCCAATAGCGGTGTTATTGCAG GTATGGAAGCTGTTGCTACCTCCGGTTCCTTGCCCGGTGTTGCATCTATGTCTCTCGGTGGTGGCACTTCCTTCGCCATGGACCGTGCTGTCGACACCTTGAAGGATGctggttttgttgttgttgttgccgcTGGCAACGACAACGCTAATGCCTGTAACTATTCCCCAGCCAGAGCTGCCAAT GCCATCACCGTCGGTGCTACAGACAGTGCCGATGCCCGTTCATCTTTCTCTAACTATGGTTCCTGTTTGGATATCTTCGCCCCTGGTACTTCCATCACCAGTTGTTGGTGGAACGGTAACGATGCTACCCGTACAATCAGTGGTACCTCCATGGCTTGTCCCCATGTCGCTG GTGGCGCTGCACTCATTTTGGGTAACAACCCATCCTACTCTCCCGATGAAGTAGAAAACGAATTGATCTCAACTGCCACTAGTAACAAAGTCGGCAATGTTCGCGGTTCAGTCAACTTGCTCTTATATGTCG GTAACTAA
- the LOC144445019 gene encoding aqualysin-1-like yields MYRLIVALTLLVCASARLAPLQKAAEGKAIPNRYMVALHDGVDKQNVIDQMQHLLSAKRLDGHVHRQYNKVFNGFAAELPKFAVNWLLTLEEVEFIEEEQIFTAAETWGLDRVDQRDLPLDDYFGPKGTGAGVNVYVIDTGINYDHNDYGGRAQYFDDQIGTGGADCNGHGSHCAGTVGGTTWGVAKQANLWAVRVLGCTGSGSTSGVVAGMDAVATSGSLPGVASMSLGGGASFLMDRAVNTLKDAGFVVVVAAGNDNSDACNSSPARAPNAITVGATDSSDRRSSFSNYGSCVDIFAPGTSITSCWWNGVDSTRTISGTSMACPHVAGGAAVVLGNNPSYTPDEVENELVSTASTNKISDDQGTVNLLLYVAN; encoded by the exons ATGTATCGTCTTATCGTCGCCCTTACTCTCCTGGTCTGTGCTTCAGCACGCCTTGCTCCATTGCAAAAAGCCGCCGAAGGCAAAGCTATCCCCAACAGATACATGGTCGCCCTCCAT GATGGAGTTGATAAACAAAACGTCATTGACCAGATGCAACATCTTTTGAGTGCCAAAAGACTTGATGGACACGTTCACCGTCAATACAACAAGGTTTTCAACGGATTCGCTGCTGAATTGCCAAAGTTTGCAGTCAATTGG CTCCTGACTTTGGAAGAAGTTGAATTTATTGAAGAAGAACAGATCTTCACTGCTGCTGAAACCTGGGGTTTGGACCGTGTTGATCAGAGAGACCTTCCCTTAGATGATTACTTTGGACCAAAAG GTACCGGAGCTGGTGTCAACGTGTACGTCATTGATACTGGTATTAACTACGATCACAATGACTATGGTGGCAGAGCTCAGTACTTTGATGATCAAATCGGAACCGGT GGTGCTGACTGCAACGGACATGGTTCTCACTGCGCAGGTACAGTTGGAGGTACCACATGGGGTGTTGCTAAACAAGCCAATCTTTGGGCTGTACGTGTCTTGGGATGTACCGGATCTGGTTCCACTAGTGGTGTTGTTGCAG GTATGGATGCTGTTGCTACCTCTGGATCTTTGCCCGGTGTTGCTTCAATGTCTCTCGGTGGTGGCGCTTCTTTCCTTATGGACCGTGCTGTCAACACCTTGAAGGATGCTGGTTTTGTCGTAGTTGTTGCCGCTGGCAACGATAATTCCGATGCCTGTAACTCCTCCCCAGCTAGAGCTCCAAAT GCCATCACCGTTGGCGCCACTGACAGTTCTGATAGACGTTCATCTTTCTCCAACTATGGCTCTTGTGTCGATATCTTCGCTCCCGGTACTTCCATCACCAGTTGTTGGTGGAACGGTGTCGACTCTACCCGTACAATCAGTGGTACCTCCATGGCTTGTCCCCATGTCGCTG GTGGCGCTGCCGTCGTTTTGGGTAACAATCCTTCCTACACTCCCGATGAGGTAGAAAATGAACTGGTTTCAACTGCCAGCACTAACAAAATCTCCGATGACCAGGGTACCGTCAACTTGCTTTTATACGTCG CTAATTAA